The DNA sequence AGAACAATGAAGTGAAACAAACTAAAGGCCTCTACAACGTTCAATTGCTACACGTGATCTATCCGTTCAAAGTTTTTCATAAGATCCTATTAGACCTAGAGTATATGGAGTATCAAAGCTTCTCTATTGCCGGGCCTAGTGTAGcttcaaattattatattagtttCACTTTTTGAACGCATAAATAGGTTAGGTGTTCAGATTCAGATCCAGCAAAGAACTATGGGCTTTTTACGTCTTCGCCAAGAAAAATCACATTGATGCATTCAAATGACATCATAAAGATCACTTACGTGCAGAGTGTTCAAGAGATTATATGTGGATTTTacatattcaataaaataattgcagTTATGTTGATTGAATACATGCCAAGAAAGAGAAACAGAGTGAGGGTGCTAACCAGACTTTCTTCCccctattttctttctcccttTTATAGCATTCGAGGCCTGGACATAATAACCATTGCAATGAGGGAATTGgttagatttaaaaaaaacatcaagtCAAATTCCTTCAGGAGGCAAATGGAAGCAGATGAGGGATAGGCATACTTCAGAAGTGTTGGTATTGCCTTCTGcatccttcttctccttctgGAAAATTGTTAAAGCCTCATCAGATATAAAACATGAAACATGATGCATCAAAATATATGAACATTTTTATCGATTAACATTAGTTTCGGTATCAAAAGAATGCATGCGGAATAGTGGATACGCCAGAAGCAGGATGAGACCTGCttatctttaaaatttgattttaacgAGAACTGTAACTTTGCTGATAGTACCAAACATgggagaaaaatatatttgcatTAAGAACATCCAATGTTATCTGATCGCTCATCAACTTCAACAAGATCCACAAAACAAATCTATGATGGCCACTAGAAGTCTTTCTCAATGGTATAATTTTGTAGGGACAGTATGCTAAACTGGGAATGAGAAACATTACCTTGTCCTCCACTTTCTTAAACAGTGAAGATAATGTTGTCTGAACAAGAGGTGTTCTCTGATTCTCAGAGGGGTCCTTAGCTTTCCCAGTCTGTATTTGTCTATTAaggaaaatttttatatacattaatACTCTTGTGCATgcagaaagagagatgagaggtTTAGACAGATACAGTAGCTTGATAAATGGGAAAAACTAAAACAAGGATATTCGTAGATGTATAAACTCTTTTAGCATCATCAACTTTGGTATCCTCTTCTTCAGGTGTCTCATCTCCATTTCCAGATGATTCTGCAAATCTGATAAAGAAATGTTACATATGTATTGAAGAAGTCAATTGAGCATGCACAAATTAGGACAAAAATGGTGAAGTGTAAAACCTCTACTTGGCCTTTTGCCAacaagataaaacaaaaataactactcCTTTCACCAGGGCATACTGCCTAAAAAGCTCATAACAACTTTGCAAGCAATAATCTTAATGAATTAAGCTACCAAGTAATTCTGAGTGTCTCAATAAACGaaacttaaaataatcttGCCTGCATAGATTGATAAGCCTACTACAGTTGTCTCACATCAGATAAGAATAGGAAATGAGTAGCACCTACAAGCTTTCAGTTTTAACAAATTCTAAGACAAATTTGTCATGGGGGAGTATCTGCATAAACTTGCCACTTACAGTTCCTAACCAAACCTTAATACTATGAAAGAAATGTAATTATAAGTTTAGCATTTTTTAAGTATAGATAAGCATCCACTAGAAAACGAATAAATCAGGAAAAATGGTTGGCATCTCAGAGTTCTCCTTATAGACTATATCATGTTAAAACTTAAAGGAAAGTGAAATTTCTACTTGAACGTTTTCCCAGCAGTCCTGGCTGAATGTCTGGTGGGAGTCATTTCGGTCAACTCCTTGTAATCATCAGGACTGTCAGTTAACTCATCCTCTAAATAATCTTTTTCAGGCTTTCGTTCCAAGCTTTTCATTGCAGGTCTTACAGAACCTTGTTTACAGTCCGATGGGACCCCTACTCCACCCTTGAAATCGACTTTTTCCTGTTTTTCCTGGACCAGAATGCAGGGAAATCATGTCACTATTATTGAATCTCATTTGGTTTATGCAAAAGACCAATTGGAAAACGAATTTATCCCTTGCAAGCATAATAGCATACAACTGACCTGATTGAGCTCCTTAGGAAACTCAAGCTGTAACTCTTCTGGATTCAGTTCTTTAGTCCCGATCCACCAAGCATCTGAAAATACTACCTGGAAGTAAAGAAGACACATACCCGACATTAAGCCCCAAGTGAAAAAGAAGAGGGGAAAGGGAAGAAATATATATCCACGGTATGAAGTCTAAACAATTCCTCTCAAAATATGTTAAACAAACAAATGCTAGCAAATGAAACTAAAAGACAGCATAGGAGAAGATAAAAACCATATTCTCAAAGTAGTCATCACATGTAACATTGTTCCCGCTCTTGGAAAATTGCAGTGTCAAGAACCTGTTCTTCGGATAAACAATTGTTCCAAACAATTTCATTCGACCCTGCACATATCAACACATCGGAAAACTACCATCAAATTTTGCTCAAACAAAGCAATCTAAAACTCCCTTTCACCATCCTTcctaaaataacataatatggAAAGCATAATTCACTACAATTCAGATTAACTATCAACATTCATCAATTTTCCCCAAATCAGCAAGCTAAAAGTAACCTAAAAACGAAAAATGAGAATCTCCAATTAAGTAAAACCTGAGGGAAGTGTAGGTATAGAATGGGGTTTTTGGTGCCAAGGTCTCTGAGCTCCCCAATTTTCCCGCCAGAGACGGGGCCGAGAAGGCCAGGGAATGAGAAGAGGTATTTGTTCTTCCGCTGCGACTTCCTCAAGATATCACAGCCGTGGTGCTTGATCACAGTTTTGGACGGGGCGAGAGCGGCTGAACCGGCTAGCTTCACGGCATCCCGCGACAGAATGCTTCGGGAGAGGGCCAATTTCTTCAGCCGCGACCTCTCTCCCGCCTCCGGatcggcggcggtggcggcaCTCTTCTTTCCTCCTCGAACCATTTCAGCTCAGTTGTGTGTTTTTGGGAAAGCCGGgtaaattttaatcatttcattttctttttaaaacttgttaatttacatttaaatttggatattttttattcaaaactgaaaaaacaCATTTATTGTGTActtagtaataaattaaattagcttcatcaaatataaactaaaaattcaGTGGACGGTCTTGAATGATCAAATAAACTTAGCaacaaatgataaattaaaaacggACTTACATATTGAGCTGGATTTATTTGGTaaataattcatcaaatttggTTTGTGTCATTATGTATCATTCGTTCTTTTCCCAACTTGATATGTTTCCTAATCATTGTAACAAATAATGGCTCAATTAACCAAATAAAAGGATGCTGGAGTTAGATACAATCTCAAGCCCCTATAATAAACTAGCTGCTGATTAAGGCAATCCAGAAACAATGAATGGAATATCCTAGCTAGCTATGCTAAATTCACAACTGGCTGGCTTTATAGGAATGAGGAGAGCACGATGCCGATGCTCCTCGGTTTTTTCGTCAAATTCAGAGACGGCTTTGGCATGGATGAAGAGCATCGgttgattaaaattacacacgGCAGCAGCCAGTTCCGATCAGAGGTCATGATGGAGTTAGAATATCACATTCCCAGAACCTCCATGATCCGTCGTCTTGCCTCTTCAGAAGATAACGGATCTTATAAGGGCTGCACCAGATAAGTCACAAGAATGTGATACTATGCAGACAGATAATCAGCTTACTCTACCAAATTAGGTTAATGGTAAAGATAGCTCAGTTTTCTGTTTCACCACTCAGGATTTTACCTGTAGTAAGTTGGGTTTTTGGGCAGGGACTCATCCACCAGTTCTGCGGCCTCCTCCAAATGTACTTCTATGTCTGCCATCTCCCCACCAGCTCCGTCTTTCAAAATCTCTGCATGTTCAATTGTCAAGTGCAGCAAAACAAATCTCCAGTAGCACGACCTTGCTTCTGCAGTATCAGCTAACGCTTGCCACTAGAACAAATCCACCAACCAGAAGTTAGTAAGAAGCATATGACAGCCTAGAAGGGTTGAAATACACTTCTTCTACACTGTAATCATGAAATGAAACTGACCTGCGCAAGCATCGGTCCATCAAGTATTTCACCAAGCCCACATATGTTGTGGTTAGGTCCAAGTGCTTCTGCTTTAATTAATTGCCACTGTTTGACAAGAGCCTCAGCATCTTCAACCGGCATTGGAAACCTATATGTTGGTGATattgaagaagagagagaagctGTTTGCAGGTCTGCAGATTCTGGATGGACCCCAGACTGCCTTTTAACAAGTGAAAAGACTCTCTGGATTTGTCTCATGATACCATTTTGCTTAGTGCTCGAACGTCTGAAACTAAAATCCACTGAAGAATCTGTTGGGGTAGGAGAGCTTGCTGCAATTCTATGTTCATACATCCTCCATCTCGAACCATTTCCTAGTCTCAACTGTTGTGAGGTAAGTAGCTTCAACAGGGCAGCCAAGATACAGCCTAATGCAGTAGCATATACCATGTTTCCAATCACATGACTGAAGTCCAACCACATATTCCATACTCCACCCTGCTGGGAACCTAATGTTCTCTTCAATTGAACAGAGGGTGTGCTAGCATTGCTTCCAGCATTGACCTTGCTCTCTATTAGTGGACTTTCCAGGTTAGGAGGAGCAAGCTGCTTGACAGCTGGCCCAAGATGTCGTGAAGTTTCTGTGTAAGAACCTGTCACTTCATCTCTTCGATCCATtggaagagaaaaagaaagtgatCTGTGACTTGTGTCGGATAAAGTTGGAGAAGACTTTTTGTACTGTCTTTTTCCAGAAGCTCTTTTGTCAGCCTTGAAAAAGTCCGCCTATTATTGCAGCTGGAATTAGAATTTGAGAGACGAGAAGAGTTGCAAACACTATGCAAATTCACGGTatggaaaaaagtttttaCCAAGGATGGGGTACAATCTCGGGTATCTGGAAACATGCCAAGAACATCATCTTTCAACCATGTTTCCTGGAAAGACAAAATGCAAAGCTCTGATAAGCATAAAAAGTCTAGAACTTCAATCAACAACACGCAGACATACCAAGCTCTACAACTGATTCCAATCTCCGCAGAAAATGGTAGCAAGAAACTCAAAATCAAAGTCATTCATGAATAAACTTTCTGGCAAACAAGAGACTAGGCTGTATAGAAGGGCGCTTAAACAACTTATGTAATATCAATATGATTAATTACAAATTGGATCTAAAACATGTTTAACTTTTCAAtatagaaggaaaaaggaagaTTAATTGAGGCAGCTATTGGATAGAAAGTTATCTTGCATAAAGAAACAGCATAATCtgattttctttaaaaagGACAACATAAAGATTAGATTCACTAAATTAGAAGCATGTCATTGTTCTGAGAAAAAACTACAATAAGTAGCATGTAAAAACTACACAACCAATGCTTATCTTTTGCAATGGTAAGAAAGAATGGCATAGTATATAGGTAAGAAGTTTATATAACAGAGATATCTACCAATGGTTTGTTGGCACTTGAAACTTCTTTAGTTTCTTTAAATTGCAGTGCTTTCTGAGAACTAGGAGCAGAATTCAGTTCGAGCAGTCTTAACTTTTCAACAGCTGTAGCTTCATCACCCTGGAAAAttcattatcataaaaatGGATAAACTGATAAAATGCAACAATGGAGAGGAAACCGAGCATAAAGGTGCACCTGCCCAAGAAGGAAAGCACAAAAGGCCTCCTCAAATTTCAAGTCAATGCCTTCTGATGCTATCAAGCActcacaaattaattttgcttTGTTAATCTGCACATAAAGGAAAAACGATGGTAAACTTATCATCACtaaaaagcaacaaaagaaTAGATCTCTTTCACGACCCTGTACATCCTATAAAGCATGGAATGAACATACATTTAGAAGTAATGTACGAGTGAGatgaactaattaaaatacttaGAATAATACGTATATTCAAATGCATAACATCATCTATTAAGTGGAAGTCAAACATATCAATATTATagcagaaaaaaataattaccaGGTCTATTTGTTTGCTTGAAACTCCAAGTGCAATATGCGCTAACAAAACTACGTAGAAGCTATTGAAATCAATGACAATCCTTTGATTCTGTGCCTCAAGAGACTTTCTGTTCTTTCTGGTGATAGCCAAGCTTTCCCATGGAACGAGTTCCACTATTTCTGTAGCCAATAGCTTTTTGAGTGCTTGATTCAGAAAACAAGCCCAGTCTTGAACTTGACATGAAGTTTCAACATCCAGGCCTTGTCTCAACAATTCACGCAAAGCTGCAATAGCACCAATTCTTCGCTCTGCATTTTCAGGCGTATGGGGCATTCCCAAAAGATCCAAAGTGCAAGCAGGTGCAAGCTCCTCCAATGATTCTTCTATCTAAAAGCAAGAATAGGACTTGAGTGAATTAAGAATTAAACTCTCATGGCCATCTATAGGATTGGTACATTTGTCATTTACTTAACCAGAGAAGAACCTTACAAAAGCAAATCCAGGGTCGAAGCCCACAATAAAATTGATGGTTACCTGAGACAACAGCATCATCTTCCCGAGAGATATCTTGCTCCGGAGAAGACATTGAGCACGGGCAAGAGCTTCAAATCCTTGAGATATATTGTTCTTCTCAAATCCAACTTTGGCAATTGCACACTTCAAGAAAGCACCTATTATAAGAAGGTGAAACATAACAGAAGTGGCACCCtctctttcccttttctcTTACCTCTGCTAGGGCCATAGATAAAAGCAAATCGTGAACAAATGGCTTTGATTCAAGATGCTGCAGAGCTCTTCGCCCAATTTCTAGCACAAGCTTCTCTTCACCAACCTACATTAATCCAGTAGAATGGCATCAACCTAGATTCTCCAATTGTAGATACGTAGGACCGGCAACCAATAGATATATCAGATTTGACAGAGAAGGGTCTTACTTAAACAGGGGGGTGGAGAAAGATTCTCAActaattgaaaaaatgcaactgacatttaacaaaataaaaatcatacttGCTACATATGTAATGCAGACTGGATAGAATCAAAAACATCTAAGTGCATGACAATTGACAAGGCTTACCTCCTGAAGAAGGCATAGAGCACCAGGCAACCAAGTCCAAGGAATCTTGAGAGAAGATTTAGGCGGCTGTTTCTCTTTAAAATTTCCAGCATATTCTGGTTCAAAAAGAAGTTTGTCTCTTACATCCATCAAAACATCCTGAGGAAAGGAAACTAATATATGAGCAATACAGAAATCATGGGCCGCTCCCACTTGTTAGAGAATAGGTGGAGCATAGATGAATAAGTTACTCATCATATTATGCCCACCAGGCATGAGAAGGGAATGAATCAATAGGAAACAGTGCATAAAGAACTCAGGATCCAGACCCTGCGAGACAAAACAGCTTCCTTGGTGTATCCCTCTTCAATCTCTGCATTTTTTAGATGCATCACTGACTTAACAATTTCATCTTTCTCTGCTTGATCATGAACGCCAATAATCTGAAATCACatatcaacaaaaatcaagaattcaGGTACAGAGATTAAATTCTTAATCAGTAGGAAGATCAATTATATGTTTCCTAAGAAGAAATTTAGAGCACTTTTTACAATGCAGGCAGTTTCTGAAACTTATCCGCATAATAAGAAACATCATACTGCCCTAGGAAGCTCCCACCAGACTAACAGAAATGAGTTGGGAGAGGCCCATATCAAGTTGATTCTTTATCAGTACCCACACAAATCTTTTTAAGATATTCAGAGCTTAATGGAAACGATCACACAAAGGGCTCTGTgctattataatataataataagag is a window from the Salvia hispanica cultivar TCC Black 2014 chromosome 1, UniMelb_Shisp_WGS_1.0, whole genome shotgun sequence genome containing:
- the LOC125201592 gene encoding plastid division protein CDP1, chloroplastic-like produces the protein MANIHTLLPSVNHLCLSSEAGNKFCCYNAGDTLIRRRNYDAKKKFGDCDYHSRCGARDSAAGRSWRLCAATDLRVVQESHGKSINAANQVPVIEIPVTCYQIIGVHDQAEKDEIVKSVMHLKNAEIEEGYTKEAVLSRRDVLMDVRDKLLFEPEYAGNFKEKQPPKSSLKIPWTWLPGALCLLQEVGEEKLVLEIGRRALQHLESKPFVHDLLLSMALAECAIAKVGFEKNNISQGFEALARAQCLLRSKISLGKMMLLSQIEESLEELAPACTLDLLGMPHTPENAERRIGAIAALRELLRQGLDVETSCQVQDWACFLNQALKKLLATEIVELVPWESLAITRKNRKSLEAQNQRIVIDFNSFYVVLLAHIALGVSSKQIDLINKAKLICECLIASEGIDLKFEEAFCAFLLGQGDEATAVEKLRLLELNSAPSSQKALQFKETKEVSSANKPLETWLKDDVLGMFPDTRDCTPSLADFFKADKRASGKRQYKKSSPTLSDTSHRSLSFSLPMDRRDEVTGSYTETSRHLGPAVKQLAPPNLESPLIESKVNAGSNASTPSVQLKRTLGSQQGGVWNMWLDFSHVIGNMVYATALGCILAALLKLLTSQQLRLGNGSRWRMYEHRIAASSPTPTDSSVDFSFRRSSTKQNGIMRQIQRVFSLVKRQSGVHPESADLQTASLSSSISPTYRFPMPVEDAEALVKQWQLIKAEALGPNHNICGLGEILDGPMLAQWQALADTAEARSCYWRFVLLHLTIEHAEILKDGAGGEMADIEVHLEEAAELVDESLPKNPTYYSPYKIRYLLKRQDDGSWRFWECDILTPS
- the LOC125202438 gene encoding DNA-binding protein RHL1; translation: MVRGGKKSAATAADPEAGERSRLKKLALSRSILSRDAVKLAGSAALAPSKTVIKHHGCDILRKSQRKNKYLFSFPGLLGPVSGGKIGELRDLGTKNPILYLHFPQGRMKLFGTIVYPKNRFLTLQFSKSGNNVTCDDYFENMVVFSDAWWIGTKELNPEELQLEFPKELNQEKQEKVDFKGGVGVPSDCKQGSVRPAMKSLERKPEKDYLEDELTDSPDDYKELTEMTPTRHSARTAGKTFKFAESSGNGDETPEEEDTKVDDAKRVYTSTKTGKAKDPSENQRTPLVQTTLSSLFKKVEDKKEKKDAEGNTNTSEASNAIKGRKKIGGRKSEPSTASKDRKKQHKVDEDNEIEEFSSSPEDMGESDEDWTV